A region of Phalacrocorax carbo chromosome 7, bPhaCar2.1, whole genome shotgun sequence DNA encodes the following proteins:
- the GATM gene encoding glycine amidinotransferase, mitochondrial, whose product MLRVRCLRGGSRGAEAAHYLGSRLGRGFTGWVQRSFWSTQAATASQNSCAAADKATSPVPKDCPVCSYNEWDPLEEVIVGRAENACVPPFSVEVKANTYEKYWGFYQKYGGQSFPKDHLKKAIAEIEEMCNILRKEGVVVKRPDPIDWSVKYKTPDFQSTGMYAAMPRDILLVVGNEIIEAPMAWRARFFEYRAYRQIIKDYFNRGAKWTTAPKPTMADELYDQDYPICSVEDRHKLAAQGKFVTTEFEPCFDAADFIRAGRDIFVQRSQVTNYMGIEWMRRHLAPDYRVHIISFKDPNPMHIDATFNIIGPDLVLSNPDRPCHQIELFKKAGWTVIHPPVPLIPDDHPLWMSSKWLSMNVLMLDEKRVMVDANETSIQKMFENLGISTIKVNIRHANSLGGGFHCWTCDIRRRGTLQSYFD is encoded by the exons ATGCTGCGAGTGCGGTGCTTgcgcggggggagccggggagCTGAAGCGGCGCATTACCTCGGCTCGCGG ctcgGAAGAGGCTTTACAGGATGGGTGCAGCGATCTTTCTGGAGCACCCAGGCAGCTACAGCTTCCCAGaactcctgtgctgctgctgacaaGGCTACTAGCCCTGTGCCTAAGGACTGTCCTGTTTGCTCATACAATGAATGGGACCCACTGGAAGAGGTCATTGTGGGAAGAGCTGAAAATGCTTGTGTCCCACCTTTTTCTGTGGAGGTTAAg GCCAACACATACGAAAAGTATTGGGGATTTTATCAGAAATATGGAGGCCAGAGCTTCCCCAAagaccatttaaaaaaagcGATTGCTGAAATTGAAGAGATGTGCaatattttgagaaaagaaGGTGTAGTTGTCAAGAGGCCTGATCCAATTGACTGGTCTGTGAAGTATAAAACACCTGATTTTCAGTCTACAG gtaTGTATGCTGCCATGCCAAGAGACATTCTGTTGGTGGTGGGAAATGAAATTATTGAAGCACCTATGGCTTGGCGTGCTCGGTTCTTTGAGTACAGAGCGTATAGACAAATAATCAAAGATTATTTCAACCGTGGTGCTAAGTGGACAACTGCCCCCAAACCTACAATGGCAGATGAACTCTATGATCAG GATTATCCAATCTGCTCTGTTGAAGACAGGCATAAACTGGCTGCTCAGGGGAAATTTGTAACTACTGAATTTGAACCATGCTTTGATGCTGCTGACTTCATTAGAGCTGGCAGAGATATCTTTGTACAAAGGAGCCAG GTTACAAATTACATGGGCATTGAATGGATGAGGCGACATCTTGCACCAGACTATAGAGTGCATATAATATCCTTTAAGGATCCTAACCCTATGCACATTGATGCCACTTTTAATATCATTGGACCTGATCTTGTGCTTTCTAACCCAGACCGTCCCTGCCATCAG ATCGAGCTCTTCAAGAAAGCAGGCTGGACCGTGATTCACCCGCCAGTGCCACTCATCCCAGATG ATCACCCACTGTGGATGTCTTCTAAATGGCTCTCCATGAATGTCCTAATGCTGGATGAGAAACGTGTGATGGTGGATGCCAATGAGACATCAATTCAGAAGATGTTTGAAAATCTGG GCATTTCTACAATTAAAGTGAATATTCGCCATGCCAATTCATTGGGAGGTGGTTTCCATTGCTGGACATGTGATATCCGCCGCCGTGGTACCTTGCAGTCTTATTTTGACTAG